The genomic window GGATGTGGAGGCTCCCGTGACACAGCCCCACGCCGCGGGACGGGGCCAGGGTGACACGCAGGTGCGTGGGGGAACCGAGCTGGGACCGGAGAGGCCGTGGGTGATCCCGGCAgcgggagcagccccggggctgcacCCCACGGGGGTCCCACGCGGCACCCACAGCACAAAACCTGCAGTGCAGCACGACCCACGCGGACCCTTCCCACCGCAGGATGGCTAAAAGTAGCCGGCACTACGGAGCTAAATATAACCGGCATCGACCGGGCAGCGGGACCGGCAGCGGCAGAGCGGGAGCTGAGCGCGGCCCGGCACCGGCAGGGCTGCGAGCGAACGAGGCCTAGGAACGCACACGGGAACAGCCCCTGAGCACGGGGGGAACGcggctgcagctgccggtgAGCGGATGGGGCCGGACCCCCCCAGGGAACTCCCCGCCCCCGGTGCCGGTGTTCCCTGGGCGGGTGAACGCGGCGTGGGGAGCCCGAGGAGTGGGGTCGGGTCCCCCCCGCGCTCCACCGGCAGCGGCGGCTGCTGCATCACGGAGAGCGATGAATATTTATGGGCGTTTAAAAATAGCTGCTGCATTGTGCTTCCCCCTCACGTGCGGAGCCAGCGGGGTGCGGGGAAGCTGCTAAATTAGATGTCACCGCGCAGAGAGCTGCTCAGTCGGGCAGGAGCAGGATAAAAATAGAGCCTGCTGTGCGTGCGTGGATCTCCTGCAAAGCAGGAGCGGATCCCGTGGGATCCCCCGCCTCCGCACCGGCATCCCCGCACCGCGCCCTGCCAAGAGGGCACCGCAGAGGAGCCGGGCGGGGACACCGCGGTTCTGGCGGGTGGCAGTCAGCGGCCTATCGTCTGCTTTATCCCGAATCTGCGTCTCTCCGTGCCCAAAGCCCTCTGGAGGCAGAcactgctgagctctggctcCGGCAGTGACCCCGTGCCCTGCTAGCAGCACGGTGCCAGAGTGTGACACCCTGGCAGCCCGCGGGGGCTCCGCGCTCTGGCCGTGCCCTGTCAGGATGGATGCAGACAGGGTCAGGACACACAGCTCAGTGTGGAggcacagggacactcagggaaTCTCGACATCGCTGTGACTCCACCTGGGCCAACACCAAAACCCAGAGTGGGCTGTGCCGAGCACAGTGTCTGTGCCAGCTCGGGGGGCACAGAGTGGCACCGGCAGAGCCGCGGGCAGCCGGGAGCACTTCACTCGGGCTTCACacactgccaggggctctgggcagggggTTTGCAGCCCAAAGCGGCTCCGATGCTGCCCCTATGCTGCTGGAAGAGCCGGCAGCGGCActcacagagccctgcacagaTGGCTGCGGCACCCGTGGGCCGTGCCAGCCCCACGCGATGAGCTTTGATGGTTGTGCAAACAAAAGCGGAGCCAGATGGTCTCCCCCGCGCTCCAGCGCTGGAATCCTGCGCTCGCTCCCAGCGCCGACCTTGGCTGGTGTCCTGCAGCGCTGCCGGCCTGTCCGGGCTGTCTGCACAATGCTGCCGCTGGGATTTTCACGCTATCACGGCATCAGAGtagtttgggtgggaagggactttaaaaaccacccagtcccatcccatgccatgggcagggacacattccagcCCCCCAGATcgctccaagccctgtccaacccgGCCTCGCAcgcctccagggatggagcagccacagctccggCTGGAAGCAGCCCCAGCGTTCCCCCACCCTCGGATTTCCCCTGGGAGAAGGGGCAGAGGGGGCAGCCCACCCTCCCCGGGCACGCCGGAGGCACCCAGCGGGGTCTGGGGTCCGCTGTGAGCGGAGCGGGGCTCGGTGCAACCCCCGATGCCCTTCCCGGAGCCGCTCCCGCCGGTTCCCATGGCGGCCCCGCCTCTCCCGCTGCTGCCGGACTACAGCTCCCGGCGtgccgcggcggggcgggccgaGGGGCCGCCGGGAGCGCACCGGGAGAGCACCGGGAGCGCGGCGCAGCGAgcgccggccccgccgagccgaggcgagccgggccgggccggagcGGAGCGGGCGGGAGCGGTGAGTgcgggccgggggcgcgggGCAGCACCggggggctctgctctcccgggggcggcggcggccgagccccgcggcggggccgggggaagGTGCCTCGCATGGGCCCGGCCCGAAAGGAAAACACCCCAAAAGAGAGAAGcgggtgctgggatggagctggggagcGGCGGGGTGGGAGCGGGGGGTCCCGGGTAGGTAGTGCGGGTCCACACGGTGCGGTCGCGCTGTGCAGAGCCCGGCCGGGAGCGGGTCCTGCCCCGGCCTCACGGGGCACCGTCCCGTCCCGGGAAAACGGGGAGGAAAGTGGGGTCTGGGACCCCATGTGAGCTCAGAGGAGCCCAACCTCGGCCTTGTCTTGGTGCCCAAGATCTCCCGTTAAATCCACCAGGAAAGGCCGAGGGGGCAGGATCCCCGCCCTCAGCCGGTTCACGCGTGTCctcgtccccgtgtcccccgtgtTCCCCGGGTTCCCCCCCGGGCtccggcagccccgggccccCGAGGAGGAACCGGGCAGCGCTGGGGCTCAGACACGTCCAACACAGCCCCGGGCTGGAGGGACACGGGACGCTGTGTTCCCGGTGTCACCtctcacccagcacagcccatttCACCAGCGTCCCCCATGTCCTCCGTGCTCTGGTTCATCCATCGCCAGAAGGGTTTAAAGGATTTGTTTGGGAGGTGGCAGCTGTTGCTGCTAGAGATTGGGATCTGTGATCCGTGGGATCATCGGCACCTGCAGTCTGGGAACACTCAAGATCAAGATAAGCACCCGagccctccttccctcccagcccagtgAAGATCCTGCAGCAGGGTGCCAGGATCAGAGCGTGATGCTGAAATCCCTGGGGAGGGGTGACAGCACTGCCAAATCATAGGAGCGTTGatttaggaaggaaaaggacttcaagatcatcaagtccaagtGTTAAACAAAGGAACAGGAGCAGATGGTGGTCACACTCCTCTGGGGACAGAGGTGAGGAAGGAGCTGCCCCTGGACagggagcaggacaggcaggatgAGGCAGAGGGAGGGCTCAGCTCCAGCGCCTCGCTGTGCCCTTTGCCACTGGCCACAGCTCCGACTTTTCCCCTCCTTGGATGGCCACTGTCCAAtgtcagcacagccctgaccTTCACCCTGAGCCTGGTGCAACATTCAGGCTTTTCTGTTCCAAAAAAAAGTGGgaaagcagagcctggcagcagctgccctgggaagggGGGCTGGAGTCCTTCCCATGATGGGCTGTGTCTTGTTGTCCTGCAGGTGAACAAATCCTGGTGTGGAATTGGAAATCAAAcatgggatgtgggatgggggtagggacagagctCTGGGAGTTTGTGTGCCCTCAGCCAAGCTTGTGCAATCCAAAATTTGGGAGAGCTgggccaagggctgcagagctggtgaaATATTTAAGGTGGGGAAGGACAGAGTTGGAGATGTGGAATAACCCTCATTGCAGCTGTGAGTGCTTGGTGTGTCTGTATGTCCTGCAAGAATGAATTAACCAACCTCTCATATGTTCCAGCATCCCACCCCTCTAATCCTTAATTTCACAAggaagggaaactgaggcacgggaaGGAGAATTGCTTCACATACAGCTCCCAAGTTAAGCCTTTTACCACCCAGTTGTGGGTCTGCAACTGCCCTCGTTTGCAGAGGAGGCCAAATCCAAGCTGCTCCTTAGTTTTTGGAAATTATGGTTGGAAATTCCACAtcaccagccctgggcacctctggctgcagggagcttcCACAGGACTCATGGAGAGAAGGCTTTTAACTGTTGATGAAAGTCGATTTTAAGGCCTCCAGTGAGAGCACAGATCCCTTTCTGTGGGCAGCCCCTCTCCAATCCCTCTTCCCGCACCCTTTTGTTGCTCCTATCCCCAGACATGTGgttcctcctgctgcacagctggaatcccacagacacagctctctgtggagcatccagctgttcctcacTGCTGTCTCCTGCATCCTCCAGACTAAACAAACCCATTTCCTTCCAGCTGTCCTTGCAGGTCATGTTTTTCCTACACCTCTGCTCAttttctccagctcctcccaggaCTGGACAGCGTTCACCCAACATCCAGGAGATCTATTTCCCAAGTCTGGCACTCAGCACTCTTGTTTACACATTCCATGgggtgcttttctttttgttgttgtaacAATCTGACTCTTTTTGACTCATTTATCCTTTGCCCCAACCTTCTGAGAGCCTTTGGGAATTGCAGCAGGTTTaggacagagctgctccctctgccagggGTGAAGTGCTGAACTCTGGCCTTTAGTCTTGTTTCCAAATCAAACTTTGGGCTTTTCTCTGAAATATCCGTAAGTTCGTGACCTGGGAGGTGAGCAACAAGGGAGTGAGCACCCCACAGACCTGCAGCCACTTTCCTGGGAACAAAATCCTCCTCCAGATATGAGCCCCCTGACACAGTGAGGTGAGGATGTGCAGCAACAGCTGCCTGTGTGCATGGAGGAGGTTTGGGAGTTACTTGGAGCATTCCAGGAGCTGTGGAGCGGAGCTGGCTGTgagtcccagccctgggcaggagtgggGATGGTGCCAGCTCCTGAGACAAGGCAGGCTCAGCACTGcatgagggagctgggaacagctggcAGTGAGGAGAGTGTGATGTTGGATCTGGCTCAGGCTTGCCTCTGGAGAGCTggagggaacagcagcacagcttccagctgtgggaagcagcagcagagccacaaggCCAGACATGAGGAAACAGCCTTCACTGTGGGGTGCTGCAGCCAAGGAGGATGAACTGGATCATCTCCTCAAGCTCCTGTTCTCTGGGACACAAAGAAGATTTTACATTTCCCTGATGTTGGTGTGAAGACATGCAGCTTTGCAGTGGGTTTAGTTTGTGCTGTTTTCTGTAATTCCTGGATACCAGTGAGCcagagctctcctgctgccactggCACTGTGTCAGACCAGAAAGCCACTTGATACCTTCACTGTCTCAGAGGCACCACTCCAAGGACTTGCTCTAACAGGGTGATACTCTCTTGCTTCCTCTCCTCCTGGCACTGTCCAGAAAACCATCTTTGTGCTCCTCCTACATGCCAGTTGTTCTTTCCAGGTAGGGGAAGGGCTAACTCCTCCCCAGCTCTTCCTCCTGGAACATCCTCCCAAGGCACTTTGTGCTGTTATCTCTCCCTTTTTACGTTCCTCAACAAGAATCTCATTCCTTGCCTGGggggaaattttttttgttcctctttttTTACCCCTCTGCAAGTCTTAAATCTGAAGGCAAAACACATGAGCCAGAGTAGGAGACAAGCAAACCTCCCAAGTCATGCAGAACTGTGTTAATTTAGTTAAATTAATCAGGAGACCTGTTGATACAGAGCCTTTCCTCTGCAAATGCTCTGGTCCCTTCCCAAGTTTAAGTCATGCTGACTCCATAAGCACGCAGGAgcttcctgtgctgtgtgtttcCATGATTAACACTGTGATGAGGATTTAAAAGTGCTTAAAAGTATTGGTTTGAGTTTTGTCAGGCAATCGTGGGATTGAACCTCAACACCTCAGCTCCAGGAAAACATCTCAAATCACAAGAAGCTTCTGTCACAGACAAGCTTCCCACACATAATTCCCAAATCTCAACCACTCCCGGAGTCAGCGACGTCAGCTCTAAGAATGGCAATACCgaggggcagaggagggaaCTGACTGGGGATTTTTATAGCAAACAGCAGATTTTGGGTTTGCTTGACaaccagcctgtgctcagccccaCTGAGCAGTTTGGATCCGGGCTCTGACCTCAGTGTTTGTGTTCCAGGGGCTCCTGCCAGCCAGGAGAGGCAGGATGAACGTGGGAACGGCGCACAGCGAGGTGAACCCCAACACCAGGGTGATGAACAGCCGTGGCATCTGGCTGTCCTACGTGCTGGGCATCGGGCTGCTGCACGTCGTGCTCCTCAGCATCCCCTTCTTCAGCGTCCCCGTGGTCTGGACCCTCACCAACATCATCCACAACCTGGTAAGGGAGCGGCACGGggagcctgggcacagctgttGCTCTGAGCAATCTGCTGAGATTCCTGTTGAAACAATTCCTTTGTGTTTCCAAAGATGTCGGGTGAGTTGCTCAACCTCCACCCTCGGCCTGTACTGGTGCCTCTGGGTTATGGATTTAAATCCAGCCCAGGTACAGGTGAGGCAGCAACGCCTGGTGAGGTTGCTCAGAGGGGACGTGGATTCATTTCCTGTAGGGCAAATCCTTCATTGTGTCCCCTTCCCAAAGGATTCTGTGACAGACCCCATCACTGGGGTTGGTAAAACCTGAATTGGCCTCATGAGAGttaagaaaaaacaagattAACCCACTGATTTTGTTCTGCCTAAAGTAAAAGATTAGTCCAGGAACTGATTCTTCTCGCTGAAGATCAAGTCCCCACATAGGTCCCCTTGGGCACAGGGGACAAAAAACttctgggatggagcagctgatTACgtgtcttttattttaaataatatctCAGCCTGGGAATATTCCAGTGATAAAAATTACAGGGATTGAGGACCCTCATGATAAGCTATTACTAGTGGGGGATAAAAACCTCCACAAACGCCCAaactggagctgctcaggagaTAAAAACCTCCACAAACCCTCAaactggagctgctcaggagaTAAAAACCTCCACAAACCCTCAaactggagctgctcaggagataaaaacaaccacaaagcCCCAAACTGGAACTGCTCAGCACTCAGTTCACGAGCTGCTGCCTTCTCACCCATCTTCCCTGGCAGCTTTAACTTCTGGGgacaaaaaggaatttaaagGCCAGGAGTGGCTGTACTTGGGAGCTGTGCTGTAGCCAGAATGTTTGTGTGTGACTTGTGTTCCCCTGGTAATCAGGGGGTGACAGATCTTCTCCCAGTCATTTTCGGGGAGCCCTCAGGCAGCAGGCAGGCGCTAATCTCCCGATCGCAGAGATCCCAGGGCTGTAATCTTGCCACCGCCTCCTTGGCTCACACCCAGGAGCCGAGCGAGAGTTCTGACGTGGATCAGCCGAGCTGGCCCGGCCTTTCCCAactctcctttctttccccgCTTTCCTGACCGCTCCGGGTTTTCCAGCAGCGCCACATCCCTCTAGTGGAACGGCGCGGGGGTGCAAGCGCCCGGATcccctgctctggagctggggtttttggggtcagCCTGACGCtgtgtgtcctgcagagcaTGTACATCTTCCTGCACACCGTGAAGGGAACCCCCTTCGAGACCCCGGACCAGGGCAAGGCCCGGCTGCTCACGCACTGGGAGCAGATGGATTACGGAGTCCAGTTCACGGCGTCCCGCAAGTTCCTCACCATCATGCCCATCGTCCTGTGAGTATtctgggctggctgagccacCTCGtgtcccagcacccagcagtgtTCTGGGAGATAAACACGTGGAATGCCACAGCTCAGTTTGCCTCTCTCTCTGTTCCCGCCTTCCCTCTG from Ammospiza nelsoni isolate bAmmNel1 chromosome 26, bAmmNel1.pri, whole genome shotgun sequence includes these protein-coding regions:
- the ORMDL3 gene encoding ORM1-like protein 3 isoform X2; amino-acid sequence: MNVGTAHSEVNPNTRVMNSRGIWLSYVLGIGLLHVVLLSIPFFSVPVVWTLTNIIHNLSMYIFLHTVKGTPFETPDQGKARLLTHWEQMDYGVQFTASRKFLTIMPIVLSVCLSLCSRLPSAVIF
- the ORMDL3 gene encoding ORM1-like protein 3 isoform X1, with the translated sequence MNVGTAHSEVNPNTRVMNSRGIWLSYVLGIGLLHVVLLSIPFFSVPVVWTLTNIIHNLSMYIFLHTVKGTPFETPDQGKARLLTHWEQMDYGVQFTASRKFLTIMPIVLYFLTSFYTKYDRVHFIINTISLMSVLIPKLPQFHGVRIFGINKY